In a genomic window of Magnolia sinica isolate HGM2019 chromosome 14, MsV1, whole genome shotgun sequence:
- the LOC131225329 gene encoding DNA replication licensing factor MCM7, with amino-acid sequence MKDLDFAADKALAKDFLSNFADANGEAKYLNILQDVANHKIRAVQIDLDDLFNYKDLDEEFLQRVTENTRRYLGIFADAMDDLLPEPTEAFPVDEDHDILMTQRSEEGTENADGSDPFQKMPPEIKRFFEVYIKAFSKGTPFTIREVKASYIGQLVKISGIITRCSDVKPLMQVAVYTCEECGFEIYQEVTARVFMPLFECPSARCKINKAKGNLILQLRASKFLKFQEAKIQELAEHVPKGHIPRTMTVHLRGELTRKVAPGDIVELSGIFLPIPYTGFRAMRAGLVADTFLEAMSVTHFKKKYEEYELKGDEQEQIERLSEDGDIYNKLAQSLAPEIFGHEDVKKALLLLLVGAPHRKLKDGMKIRGDLHICLMGDPGVAKSQLLKHIINVAPRGMYTTGRGSSGVGLTAAVQKDPVTNEFVLEGGALVLADMGICAIDEFDKMEESDRTAIHEVMEQQTVSIAKAGITTSLNARTAVLAAANPAWGRYDLRRTPAENINLPPALLSRFDLLWLILDRADMDSDLEMARHVVYVHQNLECPALGFTPLEPSVLRAYISAARRTFPSVPKELEEYIAGAYSSIRQEEAKSSTPHSYTTVRTLLSILRISIALARLRFSETVAQSDVDEALRLMQMSKFSLYSEDRQRSGLDAISDIYSILRDEAARTNSMDVRYAHALNWISRKGYSEAQLKECLEEYASLNVWQIHPNTFDIHFIDA; translated from the exons ATGAAAGATCTCGACTTCGCAGCGGACAAAG CCCTCGCCAAAGATTTCCTTTCCAACTTCGCAGACGCGAACGGCGAAGCCAAATACCTCAACATCCTC CAAGATGTCGCTAATCacaagatccgagccgtccagaTCGACCTCGACGATCTCTTCAAT TACAAGGATCTCGATGAGGAATTCCTGCAAAGGGTTACGGAGAATACCCGCCGATATCTGGGTATTTTCGCGGACGCCATGGACGATCTCCTGCCAGAGCCCACAGAGGCGTTTCCAGTGGACGAGGACCATGACATTCTGATGACTCAGAGGTCGGAGGAAGGGACAGAGAACGCTGACGGTTCTGATCCGTTTCAGAAGATGCCTCCGGAGATTAAGCGGTTCTT TGAGGTCTATATAAAGGCGTTTTCCAAAGGGACGCCATTTACCATACGAGAGGTTAAAGCTTCTTATATTGGTCAGCTTGTGAAGATTTCCGGCATCATAACACGTTGTTCCGATGTTAAGCCCTTGATGCAGGTTGCTGTTTACACATGTGAAGAGTGTGGGTTTGAAATTTACCAG GAAGTAACTGCTCGTGTGTTCATGCCCCTGTTTGAGTGCCCATCCGCACGCTGCAAGATAAACAAGGCAAAGGGAAACCTCATCCTTCAGCTCAGAGCTTCAAAGTTTTTGAAGTTTCAAGAG GCAAAGATCCAAGAATTAGCAGAACATGTTCCAAAAGGCCACATTCCACGAACAATGACTGTTCATCTGAGAGGAGAACTCACTAGGAAG GTTGCTCCAGGTGATATTGTTGAGTTATCAGGGATTTTTCTCCCTATTCCCTACACAGGATTCAGAGCAATGCGTGCGGGCTTGGTTGCAGATACATTCTTAGAGGCCATGTCTGTTACCCACTTCAAGAAAAAATATGAGGA ATATGAACTTAAAGGAGATGAGCAAGAGCAAATTGAACGACTTTCTGAGGATGGTGATATTTATAATAAGCTGGCACAATCATTAGCACCTGAGATATTTGGTCACGAAGATGTAAAAAAGGCTCTACTTCTTCTCCTTGTTGGTGCTCCTCACCGGAAACTAAAAGATGGTATGAAG ATCAGAGGAGACCTGCATATTTGTCTGATGGGGGATCCTGGGGTTGCAAAAAGTCAGCTTCTTAAACACATAATCAATGTCGCACCAAGGGGAATGTATACAACAGGGAGAGGAAGCAGTGGTGTTGGTCTAACTGCTGCTGTCCAGAAGGATCCTGTCACAAATGAGTTTGTTCTTGAAGGGGGAGCTCTG GTGCTTGCGGATATGGGAATATGCGCAATTGATGAATTTGACAAAATGGAGGAATCGGATCGTACTGCAATACATGAAGTGATGGAACAGCAGACTGTTAGCATTGCGAAGGCTGGAATTACCACTTCTCTCAATGCAAGAACTGCTGTTCTTGCAGCAGCAAATCCCGCCTG GGGACGATATGATCTTCGAAGAACTCCAGCTGAAAACATCAATCTGCCTCCCGCTCTGTTATCACGTTTTGACCTCCTTTGGTTGATCCTGGATCGTGCAGACATGGATAGTGACCTTGAAATGGCTAGGCATGTTGTCTACGTACACCAGAATTTGGAATGTCCTGCCCTTGGATTCACACCACTCGAACCATCTGTTCTTAG AGCATATATTTCTGCTGCAAGGAGAACATTCCCTTCTGTTCCGAAGGAGCTGGAGGAGTATATTGCAGGCGCATATTCCAGCATTCGACAAGAGGAAGCCAAATCGAGTACACCCCATTCGTACACGACTGTGCGAACCCTTCTCAGCATCCTCCGTATATCCATT GCACTGGCAAGGCTCCGGTTCTCAGAAACTGTGGCTCAGAGCGACGTTGATGAGGCCCTGAGGTTGATGCAGATGTCGAAATTCTCACTTTACTCAGAAGATCGCCAGAGATCTGGTTTGGATGCTATCTCTGACATCTATTCAATCCTGCGGGATGAAGCTGCAAGGACTAACAGCATGGATGTGAGATACGCTCATGCACTCAACTGGATCTCCAGAAAG GGATACAGCGAAGCTCAGTTGAAGGAGTGCTTAGAGGAGTATGCATCCCTGAATGTGTGGCAGATCCATCCCAACACCTTCGATATCCACTTTATTGACGCCTGA